TCTTATAGATGGCTTCAAAGGCTGGCGAGGAGGCTTCGATAAAAGAGTAGGTTGTGCTGATGGCTCCGAGAGATGCAATAGAAGATAGAGGAAGGGGGGCTAGAGCACCAAGGCAGCCAATTATAAAACGTACTACATCTTCCCGAGAAAGGCAGCAAAACTTATTGTCAGGGAGAGCAGAAGATGATGGTTGATCACTGTTGCTTACTCCACCTAAGGATGAGCTCTGAATGTTCTTAAGCCATTTACCATTATAAAGGATGGAGAAACGCTTGCTGAAGCCTTTCCACATGATGCTTTTGCGCACAAGGAGGCATCTCACCCCTTGCTTCATCATCTCCAGTGCATCAATTAACCTACCAACAGGTCAAAGAAAGAATATAGAGCAGCAAGGTAGTTTTTGAACGGGAGATTAGAAAACAATGGAAATCAAAAGCGACAGATAGGGCAGCAAGGTAGTTTTTGACTCTTATCAGATTCCTCGTAACCTGGATTCTGTGAAAATCATATTCTAGAATCCTAGAAATTGCACTATTATTTAGGGCAATGCATCTTCAAGTTGAATGAAAGTATTGCTAGACAATCGGTAGCTTATAGTTTTCGAGTGCAGAAGAGCACCACAAACTTGTGTTCTTCAAAGAATTCTCTTGATGGCACAATGTGGGATATTGAAGAAAACATGAGATCAGTTAGTACCTAGCCATTAACCTAAACTAAAAAAAACACTGCCGAAACTATGGGTATGATTAAGTGAGTAGCTTAAAATTACAAGACAGGTACAAACTACTGCAAATCTTATTTGTAATTTAATTAATACCTTGGAGAAATGACATAAAAAAAGAATACTTAATCACTAATACTTACGGTGCATACTACATCTCGTTCTCTTCTTTTATATTCTTGCAAATCTTGTTTGACTTGTTTATATTTCAGTTCCAATCCTTAATTTTCAAGTCAAACAAGATTTGTTTGTAATTAATTTTCAAGGTACTAACTACTGAAAACTAAATTCATACTTACAGTGCCTAACACACCTCGTtctcttcttttattttcttgcaAATCTTGTTTGACTTGTTTGTATTTCAGTTCCAATCCCTTGTCCTTTTGCTAACTCAATCAGAAATGCCAATGTTTCCTACAAAAAACTTAAGGCTTTTGTTTGACAAATGGTGTTTATTCGATTAACTCCAACTATATTTCAAGTGCAGGGAGCCCAATATGGTTGTATCCCGATGTGTAGTTATGTGGATCCAACTAGTTAAGATAACACTCGTATTTGTTTTCAATTGTCATGGCATCTGGAAAGGATGATTTGAGATATCCAAGGAACAGTGTGGTCTGCCCCCAAGTTTTGGAGAAAGGACAGGAAAGTGAATTCAGTGTCGATAGGTTcaaatggttttgacatatgtagGCGCTTATGTATGGATATTAGCagcttcttccaagttctaatttgTTTACCCTGGGATAAGCTGTGGAGGTTTAATGCTACAAAGACCAGCACATATACCTTTAAGTAGTTCAACCTAGTTTGGTTTTCAATTACCATATCAAGAGCATGGGTCTAACGGAAccttcctcatcttcctcactatGGTGTGGAGAGTTTTCAACagagatttttcttattttttacctTCAAGTAGTTCAACCTAGTAGGGTTTCAGTTACCCTATCAAAAGCTTGGGTTTAACTAAACCTTCCACATCCTCCTTGCTAATGTGATAGTTCTTATAGGTTATTGAGTTTTTCAATTGTCAACAAGTCTCCAATATACATCTGGTTGTGTACTAACACCCAAGGGAGATATTCTTCCTTAGGACATGCACCCTGCACTAAGAGTGATGATATGTTCAAATTATTGAACTTGTCTGACAAAGCAAAATATCTTTTAAACACACCTTTCACATGCAAACTTTTCatattttcacaatattttgtGGTAAAAGATCTGTCCTAAGAGATGTAAAATTTGCAGTTCGTTGCATTATTGCTGTGTGGGTTTTACAGTGTGAAATTTGTCTCTACATGAAATTTATGAAGTCAATTAGATACTATTTGTTGctaagaattttttttctctctatcaTTTTAAACTAATTTGTTTGATAATGAGAATACTGTAAAATCATATGAATACAATTTTATTTGACAATAGTCCGAATAAACATTCGCATCAAGTGATTGTTCACATCAATTTTCTTGTTGGTACAACTAACATTCAATACGAATAtttttctctaaaaaaaaaaggatgaaccCAGTGTGCGGGATCTGGGGAGGGTCGACGTATGCAACCTTGCCTTAAAATCAACTTATTTTCTTTCTCATCAAAAATAATATTGTGCATACTATTTTATAAGCTAACTTCTTATTAAGAGTTTTCACGAGCCAAAATTTTGGTTCAACCTCTTTCTTCTTCTGGACTTAGTTTTGCATTCCAAAAGAACACCACAGTCCACACTGTGTTATGTAGATTACGTGGTCCATTATGCACTCAATCATGTCTTGGACTTTTGTACAAAAGCCCTCTAATTTAAAAGGTAGTAGATAAAGAGAACATAACCAAATGGTCAATATGCCGTACCAGCAAAATTAGAGGACTGGAAGACAAATAAGTACATGGATTCTCTTCACCCAATCATCACGCCAGTAGTAGATGGGTACTTTTTCATCAGGATAGCATCAACAAAATATATAGGATTGGCTATAGCCCTAAATAATTTACCCCAAACAATTCCAATTGCAGCAGCGATCAGATTTTAGTCAAATAGCCCTAATATCCACCAGCAAGAAAGGATTCACGAGATGCCTAAATAAAGAACAAGATCGCCCAAAGTGTAGATTCAAGAAATCAATCAAACCCCCAATGAAGAGTAAAGACGCGGTTCAAGAGTCGTACCTTGTTCCGGGATCCACCTCCTTCAACAGGCCGGGGTTGGGCGTCACCACCTCCGCGACGGGCGTCCTCATGGCCTTCTCCGGGTCGGCGCCGGAAAGCGCGAGGAAGGCCACTACGTCCGACGAGTTCAGCATCCCGACGAACCGCTCGGCCGGAGGGCGCGCTGCCGCGGCGGCGGGCTTCGTCCGCCAGACAGTGATCGCGCCCTCGGCGGAGTTCCCGATGGCGCTGACGGCCGCCTCGACCGTCTCCGCCTCGGAGAACTCGACCAGCTCGGGCTTGCCGAGGGTGAGGTCGCCGACGACGTGATGGAGGAAGACTAGGGCCATCGATCGGACTAGTGGCGCGTGCCGGGGGTTAGGAAAGAGAGTGGAGGAGGGTGAGGTGGAGGCGGAGGAAGCCGACGATGGGCTTCGACCGGGTGCAGGGAAGCGGGCCGGCTACTGGTTCGGGGCGGGTACGAGCACCACCGGCCGATCTAGCGAAGGCGACGGCAGCGGCCATGGAAAGGAGGAAAAGCCCATCAAATATACAaaataggaggaggaggaggaggaggtggtggaggtggaggcGCAGGCTGAGGCGGAGATGGAGGTGAAGGTGAAGAAGAGGACCGTCTCTCGATGAGAAAATGAACTAAAATAgaagaattatattatattataaggaCGATTTCCTTATAAAAATATTTACTGttgccttttctttctttctatctaCCTCTATATTTAAGTttagtatatatatgtaaaattcaAAAacgcatgtatgtatatatatatatatatatatatatatatatatatatatatatatatatataattatgcaaGTGGTGGTAGGTacaaatagtaaaattgaattatgAGAGCTGAAATGAATGATATAGACCGTTACCAACAACTTATAAATGAATATAACTATGTTTTTTAGAAATAATaagatcaaatctaaattagcaaaaaaaaaatgataaaaagacTCTTGATAGGACATATTTTGACATCGTCCACGTGGATCCAGGCAGACAAATATGACGATGCAGACGTGGAACCTCAAGTACGATGTGGCGCACAACACATACGTGGCGGGCAGTCGCTTGCTGCCCTCTCCGTACGAACGACATCATCACAGTACAATCATCCCGGAAAGCTCGAGATGGCGTCGCGCTGCGTCGATCCGTGCAGGTTGGTCGACGCTCATACAGAAGCCTAAGTTGGTCGCCCGAGGAGCCAATCGTAGTAAATTGACCCCGTACGATCAATTCATCCTCACATGTATAAAAACTAACCCTCCATAATAAGGAAGGATAGACACTTCGAACACTCAACTCTCTCTCATTCCATCAAAAGttaacttaagcttcggagggaTCGAGTCGGGAAATCTCCCTCTCGACCTCGACCTACGTGCATGAACCCAGCGACTGAGAAGCATGCCACTCGCCAAGAGAGAAGATGACACTCGGGGGACGAGACTTGAACCCGACTCGATCCGACGCTCGCCCTCGCTACTCGAGCATCCACATGGGTAACCTTGTACACCTTGGCCACGACGTAAAGGTTCATTAACTAACTCTAATTGATACTTTTGTCATGTCATGAAATCTAACCAAAAATTATTCTACTTGAGCGATGAGTTTCCTTATATAGATCAAGATTGAACCGAGACCGGACAATATCAAGCCCAATTTTATCATTAGGGCATGCTTCAAATGGTCGCCCTAGCAAAGATGTCCCACTTCCCACCTACGACACTTTTACTAGACTTGAACGACTGTTGATATGCTTGTTCTCCGGCCAAATGTCCCACTTCCCACCTACGACACCTTTACTAGACTCGAACGACTGTTGATATGCTTGTTCTCCGGCCAAACTCTGCTTCAACAGCGGTGGTTCTTCAATGACCTCAGTTTGGAAGTTTTTCTCGGCTTAACACAGTAGAGTAGGTTGACGCTGTATCCGAAATGATGCACTCTATCATTCCCTTCATCTCTCAATAACCTCAACGATAACCTCAACTGCCGATCACTATTGAAGTAACTCAATTGGAAGTCACACCCATTCCTATAGAATTCTTGTAGCCTTTCACACCTTCCGTCGTTGGTGGTGTCCCCCGTTCTCGTATGATTGAGGTCAGTGGACCTAGTCATTTACAATCGATCGATGACACTTGAATCGAAAGCCTAGTCGATGGATTTCACTAATCACATCGTACGAACACAGAAATAATAGATGGGTTAATAATGCTTAGAGAAAATGCATTGAGAATTTGATGGTAGCACTGATGTAAGCAACCTTCCATACTTAAATGGTTCTATATGACATATCCTATGCTTTGATGTGTCATTATTTCCTCTCATCTATAGTCGTTTAGTCTATTTTTCCTAACTAGCCAGAGAGTTGGAGCAACATATTGTCTCCAAGTTTGCTGATGAGGCCCAAGGGATCACTGGCACATCCTTTGGTGCTCATACAAGCCTTCATGTTTGGTGTAGGTTGAGAATCAATCCACCTCCTTCCCCGTAACGTGCAAATCAATAAAGTGTTATCCAAGTCCCCATCTCAAGATGAGGTGTGATAAGGGATAGAAAAAGATAATGGCCGAACCATTCAAACCGAACAACACATACTCCATGCTCGTCTTATCGGAGGGGGTCTAATCTATTGGGACCATCTCGACTACGAATAGACTTGACATTATACAATGCATCTCGAATTAGGGAGAAGTTACTACTACATTCGCAAAGCATGATAAAATGAAGTATCGTCGGTTTCATAGACATGACACGGAGGATTGCGTCGATCTAAATGAGCACATTGAGGAGCACGTTTCCCGTAGATCTATGAaagaggatgaatgaggtcaattgtcctcttcTCTAGATGTTTCTGTAAATTTAACCATAATGAATCTTGTCATATtggatactggatctccatccaactacctattggattagtggatttctaccaaataatctttcattggctcttatccacaaaatctaataattcatgagcttactGGATATCCAAAAAGATAAGGGCTCGAATATCTTATATCTAAATCTCTACTCgttacaacacctaccatatgtatgtgactctcTAAGCCCGGCTCGAATATCTTATATCTAAATCTCTACTCgttacaacacctaccatatgtatgtgactctctaagcccaatattaagctggttatgagtcatacctatcagaacattttttgactcagtgaattattatctccataataattcatttgactcatcgactacggatgtactaggctactacaccgTAGTCTccaaatgatataggagaatctaatctattagacctgtttatcccttagttaccatatgtttatatttcctcatccatctaatatctcaaagacactATGTCAGACATGATGTTATCAGGTATATACGGAATCTAGtcaagtctcgctttaatcagattctcctagagaactctttctctcccaatccgaatgactctgattagggatttgcttgagcaagaatacatagaatctttctctcatgacactgaaaGTAGAtagtcctctatcgacactcaattgtcctcgtaagattggctgttATGAAACCAACCActttcatcatatggacgagtatatagtacaccagtttattcgattatctcgatgtccctctcaagtaacttacgatcaagattatttatgatttatgtttaaagacgaatcgatttcattatcgtgatcttattacGATCCAATTCTCACTTCGTAGATCCATGAACATTATAATATGTACAATAAGTAATctaaagtaaaaaataataataataaattataataaataaaatgaatgTCAATCATATAATATATGTCATTAGTGATTAACTTACAATATACCTATCAGTATCATTGTCACCCCATTTTGAAGGAATCATGCAGCTCGGTAAGAATAAAATTTTGACTCTCTCGTCTACTCGTAAATAAAATGAGGTCATTTCCTAACTTGAGGAGAAGAAGATCACTTAAAGATCCAAAAGACACGGAGCCTAGGAAGGTGGAGAGGCAAAGGACTCATGAAGGTTCTAAGCACATGTGAGGCTTCTTCTCCAATTCCCACTGAGACCCTTTATGGCTTGAGATTGACACTTCGTTTACCAAATGTCTTTTCACCTTTGTGTCCTTAGTTTTACTGTTCAATCGACCAATCCGCTCAAAGGCCATCATCTCATCCAAAGGTTGACTTGTGCTCCGATGGTTCACTAACTAGCACATGATTTTTTGACTCGATTGCCAAATCAGATCTTGTTATCGAGTCAATCGTCCAGATGAAGATGATTTGATACACTCTCTTTATTGAGTTTACTTTATGTGTCCTCCTTAGGTTAAACATCGAAGATCtaataaattaaatatgattACTCTAATATTAATATCGATAATTAACTTGTTAGGCCAATGAAATTACTATCCTTTGAGATCCCTCCTAGAGAGTCTGAAGTATACTTTTGGAGGGTAAagataaataatgaaaaaaatatttatcttcaaTCGAAACTCTACGTATACCATCCAAATCAATTATTAAGTATAAAATGTTTCGACCAATATTCTCATCATGTCAATGaaattcaaatataatattttttattatagaaaatGTTCTCTTAATCGTAAGCAACTGGAGGATCATATCGGGAACCTACTTTCAATATCAATCTTTGTGCAACAGAAATATGTCGAGACCAGACCATCTATAATAATCAAAAGGACCAGTTATACAAGAGGACCAGCTATAAAAAGCAAAATTAGGTATAATAATCAAGATTTAATCATTCTCTCAGGAGTTAAGCTGCTCATTGAAGTGACCATGTCGAGAGCCCACTTCCGATATCAATCGTTTTACAAGAGAAATATGTCGGGACCAGACCATTTATAATAATCAAAAGGACCGGTTGTACAAGAGGACtagttataaaaaataaaattaggtaTAATAATTGAGGTTTAATCCTTCTCTCGAGACCTAAGATGCTCATTCAAGTGACCATGTCAGGAGCCCACTTCCGATATCAAACGTTGTGTAAGAGGAGTATGTCGGGACCGGACCTTCTTGGGAGCTCATAATTTCCTATGCAAATCAAGCTTGAATTAAACTAAGTTAGGTCAATATTAAGTCGATCACTAACATCTAACCTCGTCAGATTATAATATTAGAGTCATTTGAGAGATAACAAGGAGTTTTTTTTCCATCTCACACCACCTCCAAAATCCAACATATCAATATGAATACTCaacagataattttttttatatgtccATTGATATCCTAAGGATATCAATGGATCCTTAGGATTGCTAAGGGACAGCTCGAAGAGAGAGCAGAAACTACATGTGGAGATCCTAAGGATTGCTAAGTGGAATTGATGAGTGTCTGATTGGAAAACCatggaaaagagaagaaaagaaagccaATGATCAATTTCAGCCATCTGCTTGTAGTTTTGCTTGCTCTTCTTATTCTGCTGCTACTGATCTCCACTGAGACTTCCTCCTCAATGGCCATCAGGAATGAGAGGTCAGTCCCAAGTGCTACTCTCCAGTCCCCAGTCCCCCAAGCTGCACATGCTCTACAGCAATCCTGTCTGCTAGTTGGTGTGATCTTGAATGCATGAAGTGCAAGTGTGGGAGCCCAGAGAGAAGGCTTGGTGTGTCTCTGTCTTCTCAACCATTGATCTGGGATCATCCACAGACCTCGGAGAAATGACACCAAAAAGAATGTAATATTTTGTTGATATGACACTTGTGCTCATTCGTCACATCATCATCTTCAAGCTGATGAATCAACTTTAATTTCTTTCTTTGCCTTTTCATTACTTTGACTGTTAATTCTTTACTTTGGTATCTTCCACCATGTGGTATACTctgagttcagtttgtttgactaTTCTCATTCCTTAGTTCTACTGTTTAGTTCTCATGATCATCGTGGATCATCCATCCATCATGATCTTTGTGCTTAGTTATCATCCTAGTTCCTCATCTAAACATTTGAGAATCTTAGTGTATCTTTGAGAATCTTTTCATCTAGGAATCAACTTTCCAAAAAAACTTTAAGGTCGATGCTTTGATGTCATAATCTTAATCTTGGATTTATTCAAGTACTTCGTATGAAATCTCTATTACAAGTATTATCCGACAAGACTCCTTCGACGCTTAAGTTAACgatcaaaataaaatttatgaaatattcatgaatttagtaCCGTacgttataaaaaaaaatcttacgaGCATTCTTTCTTTGTCATTTTCTCGCTGACTAGGTTTGGATCAAACCAAACCTTCCACACAAAGGCCAAGGCCACTCCAGCTTCTAGCCATATCTTTTCATCCCTGATTTGATGCATGCAAATGCCTGAAATCAAGGCTAGAGAGCCTGCAACTACTGAATCCAGAGAGGCTATGAGCTGATCAAGTCTCCCATTTCTTGTCATCCACATTTCAATAATCAGACAAAATGTGTGCAAGCttcagaaaagagaagaaagatcttgtctGCTGCTGAGGTTGTAATTAATGGCTACAAGAAGGATGGGGAGAACTCTGCCTGACGGCAAAGGGTTGGAACATGAGGTGCTTGTTGAAATGAAAAGGACTGATATCTAACTCTCGAGATATGTATGCTACTCAAACTGAATGCAGAAATCACTCTCATCC
This DNA window, taken from Musa acuminata AAA Group cultivar baxijiao chromosome BXJ3-7, Cavendish_Baxijiao_AAA, whole genome shotgun sequence, encodes the following:
- the LOC135643400 gene encoding CBS domain-containing protein CBSX6-like, with the translated sequence MALVFLHHVVGDLTLGKPELVEFSEAETVEAAVSAIGNSAEGAITVWRTKPAAAAARPPAERFVGMLNSSDVVAFLALSGADPEKAMRTPVAEVVTPNPGLLKEVDPGTRLIDALEMMKQGVRCLLVRKSIMWKGFSKRFSILYNGKWLKNIQSSSLGGVSNSDQPSSSALPDNKFCCLSREDVVRFIIGCLGALAPLPLSSIASLGAISTTYSFIEASSPAFEAIYKIPHDPCAIAVIETNSDGTHKIIGDISAYKLWKCDYLAAAWAMANLSAGQFVIGADDYGTTRASVPDFPINSPTDGSGPGVSSRPRKFSSRSIGFFNNQVNQMPVGRLRSMYRGRSAPLTCKHTSSLAAIMAQMLSHRATHVWVTDADMEDDILVGIVSYTDILNAVTKFPPP